The Juglans microcarpa x Juglans regia isolate MS1-56 chromosome 2S, Jm3101_v1.0, whole genome shotgun sequence genome has a window encoding:
- the LOC121252901 gene encoding DEAD-box ATP-dependent RNA helicase 7-like produces the protein MPSLALADPLLSDTPKDKKEKKNKKMKSMETVNKTLEADSPISDKKKKEKRKALEIEEAEERSETSSELFDPVNWKAEESEKNKKNKKQKKAKVEEEDEEGPNAVSRFRISEPLKAKLKEKGIESLFPIQAMTFDTILDGSDLVGRARTGQGKTLAFVLPILESLTNGPTKALRKTGYGRAPSVLVLLPTRELAKQVHADFEVYGGALGLVSCCLYGGAPYQSQEIKLKRGVDIVIGTPGRIKDHIERGNIDFSSLKFRVLDEADEMLRMGFVEDVELILGKVEDTSKVQTLLFSATLPGWVKQIASRFLNPSKKTADLVGNDKMKASTNVRHIVLPCSSSARSQLIPDIIRCYSSGGRTIIFTETKDSASSLAELLPGARPLHGDIQQAQREVTLAGFRSGKFMTLVATNVAARGLDINDVQLIIQCEPPRDVEDYIHRSGRTGRAGNTGVAVMLYDPRKSNISKIERESGVKFEHISAPQQADIAKAAGGEAAEMITQVSDNVIPAFKSAAEELLNTSGLSAVELLAKALAKAAGYTEIKKRSLLTSMENYVTVLVEAGSPIYTPSFAYRVLRRFLPEEKVEAVKGLALTADGKGAVFDVPAEDLDTFLAGQENAANVSLEVLEALPRLQERDQSRGGRFGSGGRGGFGDRSGGRFSGGRGGRGGGFSGRGNNRFNNGSGGSGYKKW, from the exons ATGCCTTCACTAGCCCTAGCTGATCCTCTTCTCTCCGATACCCCCAAGGacaagaaggagaagaagaacaagaagatgaAGAGTATGGAAACAGTAAACAAAACTCTAGAAGCCGATTCTCCGATTAGcgataagaagaagaaggagaagcgAAAGGCTTTGGAGATCGAGGAGGCGGAAGAGAGGAGCGAGACGAGCTCGGAGCTATTTGATCCTGTGAACTGGAAGGCCGAGGAGTCggagaagaataaaaaaaacaagaagcagAAAAAGGCGAAGgttgaggaggaggatgaggagggTCCGAATGCGGTGTCCAGGTTTCGGATTTCGGAGCCGTTGAAGGCCAAGTTGAAGGAGAAGGGAATCGAGTCGTTGTTTCCGATTCAGGCAATGACCTTCGATACTATTCTAGACGGCTCGGATTTGGTCGGTCGCGCGCGCACGGGTCAG GGTAAAACGCTTGCCTTTGTGTTGCCCATATTGGAGTCACTCACAAATGGGCCGACTAAAGCTTTGCGAAAAACTGGTTATGGGAGGGCACCAAGTGTTTTGGTACTGTTACCTACTAGAGAACTGGCCAAACAG GTGCATGCTGACTTTGAAGTTTATGGTGGAGCGTTGGGGTTGGTTTCATGCTGTCTATATGGCGGAGCTCCATACCAAAGTCAAGAGATTAAACTCAAGAGAGGGGTTGATATAGTCATTGGAACACCTGGTCGAATTAAG GATCACATAGAGAGGGGGAATATTGACTTTAGCTCTTTGAAGTTCCGGGTCCTTGATGAGGCTGATGAAATGCTGAGGATGGGTTTTGTTGAAGATGTTGAACTAATTCTAG GCAAGGTAGAAGATACAAGTAAAGTTCAAACACTGCTCTTCAGTGCCACCCTGCCTGGCTGGGTTAAGCAG ATCGCTTCTAGGTTTCTTAATCCAAGCAAGAAAACTGCTGACCTTGTTGGAAACGATAAAATGAAAGCTAGTACAAATGTTAGGCATATTGTCCTTCCCTGTTCTAGCTCTGCAAGATCCCAGCTTATTCCAGACATCATTCGCTGTTATAGCAG TGGAGGCCGGACTATTATTTTTACCGAAACAAAGGATTCTGCTTCTTCACTTGCTGAGTTGTTGCCTGGGGCACGACCTTTGCATGGGGATATACAGCAGGCTCAACGTGAG GTCACTCTTGCTGGCTTCAGGTCTGGAAAGTTCATGACATTAGTTGCCACAAATGTGGCGGCACGGGGATTGGACATCAATGATGTGCAATTAATTATCCAG TGTGAACCTCCTCGTGATGTTGAAGACTATATCCACCGATCTGGACGCACAGGAAGAGCTG gTAATACTGGAGTTGCAGTAATGCTCTATGATCCCAGAAAGTCCAATATATCTAAGATAGAAAGAGAATCTGGTGTGAAGTTTGAGCACATATCTGCTCCTCAGCAAGCTGATATTGCCAAAGCTGCTGGTGGAGAAGCTGCAGAGATGATAACCCAAGTCTCTGACAA TGTAATTCCTGCTTTCAAATCTGCTGCTGAGGAGTTGCTGAACACCTCTGGTCTGTCAGCTGTTGAATTACTTGCAAAAGCTCTTGCCAAGGCTGCT GGTTATACAGAGATAAAGAAAAGATCACTTCTCACTTCAATGGAGAATTACGTCACAGTACTTGTTGAGGCTGGAAGTCCAATCTATACACCATC ATTTGCTTATAGAGTCCTGAGGAGATTCTTGCCTGAGGAGAAGGTTGAGGCGGTGAAGGGTCTTGCTCTCACAGCCGATGGAAAGGGTGCAGTGTTTGATGTTCCTGCTGAAGACTTGGATACATTTCTTGCTG GTCAGGAGAATGCAGCTAATGTGAGCTTAGAAGTGTTGGAAGCATTGCCACGCTTGCAGGAAAGAGACCAGTCAAGAGGGGGAAGATTTGGTAGTGGTGGTCGGGGTGGTTTTGGTGATAGAAGTGGGGGCAGGTTTTCTGGTGGAAGAGGTGGCAGGGGTGGTGGTTTTTCCGGCCGAGGAAATAATAGGTTTAACAATGGCTCTGGTGGGAGTGGTTACAAAAAATGGTGA
- the LOC121253160 gene encoding alpha-L-fucosidase 1-like produces MPKMRCSLCITTLFLLYFELAVSRLEQVPPPPLPILPLPSFSQLKWQQRELIMFLHFGVNTFTDSEWGTGHESPAIFNPVGLDANQWVNTAVDAGISLVILTAKHHDGFCLWPSKYTDHSVIRSPWKNGNGDVVQELVDAAKARGVDVGLYLSPWDRHDPRYGHDLSYNEYYLAQLQELLKRYGGVREIWFDGAKGSNETNMTYYFTDWFSMVRELQSSINIFSDAGPDVRWVGDEKGSAGSTCWSTVNRTSLSIGNASIVDYLNTGDPKGTDWVPPECDVSIRQGWFWHKSESPKKLSQLLQIYYDSVGRNCLLLLNVPPNSTGLISEEDVHRLREFRKAVDTIFSTNLANECLVKASSQRGGKEGGFGPENVLDDDHLWTYWAPREDNHGEGDHWIEVRAGDEGLRFNVIRIQEAIGLGQRIKKHEIYLDGKMVARGTTVGYKRLHRLEGGVVHGRDVRIRIRESKGVPLISSIGLHFDPFWHPKRQGPK; encoded by the exons ATGCCTAAGATGCGTTGCTCTTTGTGCATAACAACACTTTTTTTACTGTATTTTGAACTTGCTGTTTCAAGACTTGAACAAGTACCACCCCCACCACTGCCAATTCTTCCActtccatcattttcccagtTGAAATGGCAGCAAAGGGAGCTCATAATGTTCCTGCACTTCGGAGTTAACACGTTCACCGACTCTGAATGGGGCACGGGGCACGAAAGCCCTGCTATTTTCAACCCCGTCGGACTCGACGCAAATCAATGGGTAAACACGGCTGTGGATGCAGGAATCTCTCTTGTAATCCTCACTGCAAAACACCATGACGGCTTTTGCCTTTGGCCTTCCAAGTACACTGATCATTCTGTCATCAGAAGTCCTTGGAAAAATGGGAATGGAGACGTCGTTCAGGAGCTTGTCGATGCGGCAAAAGCCCGTGGAGTTGATGTGGGGCTCTACCTCTCGCCTTGGGATCGACATGATCCAAGATACGGGCATGATTTATCCTACAATGAATACTACTTGGCCCAACTCCAAGAGCTTCTCAAAAG GTATGGTGGTGTGAGAGAAATTTGGTTCGATGGAGCAAAGGGTTCTAACGAGACAAACATGACATATTACTTCACGGATTGGTTCTCCATGGTTAGAGAGTTGCAGAGTTCCATTAACATATTCTCCGACGCCGGTCCGGACGTCAGGTGGGTCGGAGATGAGAAGGGGTCTGCCGGGAGCACGTGTTGGTCCACCGTTAATCGGACCTCGCTATCAATCGGGAATGCAAGCATTGTTGA CTATCTTAACACTGGTGATCCGAAAGGCACAGACTGGGTGCCACCGGAATGTGACGTTTCGATCCGCCAGGGATGGTTTTGGCACAAATCTGAGTCACCAAAGAAGCTAAGCCAACTACTGCAGATTTACTATGACTCAGTGGGAAGAAACTGTCTTCTACTGCTAAACGTGCCCCCTAATTCAACTGGCCTTATATCCGAAGAGGATGTTCACAGATTAAGAGAATTCAGAAAAGCAGTTGACACCATTTTTTCTACCAATTTGGCTAATGAATGCTTGGTAAAAGCTAGTAGCCAAAGAGGTGGAAAAGAGGGAGGTTTTGGACCTGAAAATGTGCTGGATGATGACCATTTATGGACATATTGGGCACCTAGGGAGGATAATCATGGTGAAGGGGACCATTGGATTGAAGTTAGAGCAGGAGATGAAGGGCTGAGATTTAATGTGATCAGGATTCAAGAAGCAATAGGGCTTGGCCAGAGAATCAAAAAACATGAAATTTATTTGGATGGGAAGATGGTGGCTAGAGGGACCACAGTAGGGTACAAGAGGCTTCACAGGCTTGAAGGGGGAGTTGTTCATGGGAGGGATGTGAGGATAAGGATTAGGGAATCAAAGGGAGTGCCTTTGATCTCTTCTATAGGTCTGCATTTTGATCCCTTTTGGCACCCAAAAAGGCAGGGCCCTAAATGA